Proteins from one Nitrobacteraceae bacterium AZCC 2146 genomic window:
- a CDS encoding HK97 family phage major capsid protein (product_source=TIGR01554; cath_funfam=3.30.2320.10; cog=COG4653; pfam=PF05065; superfamily=56563; tigrfam=TIGR01554), which yields MELTFAMQEGAAFVSGDGSNKPKGFLAYTTVANASWSWGNIGYVATGAFPAATPSDVLIDLVYALRSGYRQNATFVMNRKTQSSVRKFKDSNGSYIWQPAAVAGGKSSLIGFPLLEAEDMPDVVANSLSIAFGDFRRGYLIVDRQGVRVLRDPYSEKPYVLFYTTKRVGGGVQDFDAIEVLKFAAS from the coding sequence GTGGAGCTGACCTTCGCGATGCAGGAAGGTGCGGCCTTCGTCAGCGGTGACGGCAGCAACAAGCCGAAGGGGTTTTTGGCCTACACCACGGTGGCGAACGCTTCATGGAGCTGGGGCAACATCGGTTATGTCGCGACCGGCGCATTCCCGGCAGCCACGCCGTCGGACGTGTTGATCGACCTGGTCTATGCGCTGCGCTCCGGCTATCGGCAGAACGCCACCTTCGTGATGAATCGCAAGACACAGAGTTCGGTGCGCAAGTTCAAGGACTCCAACGGCTCCTATATCTGGCAGCCCGCGGCCGTAGCCGGTGGCAAGTCGAGCCTGATCGGGTTCCCGTTGCTGGAGGCCGAGGACATGCCGGATGTCGTAGCCAACTCGCTCTCCATCGCCTTCGGCGATTTCCGGCGCGGCTACCTGATCGTGGACCGCCAGGGCGTGCGGGTGCTGCGCGATCCGTATTCGGAAAAGCCTTACGTGCTGTTCTACACCACCAAGCGCGTCGGAGGAGGAGTACAGGATTTCGATGCGATCGAGGTGCTGAAGTTTGCAGCAAGTTGA